A single window of Pogona vitticeps strain Pit_001003342236 chromosome 11, PviZW2.1, whole genome shotgun sequence DNA harbors:
- the GPR119 gene encoding glucose-dependent insulinotropic receptor, with amino-acid sequence MGSISFGVILAILASVIMAINAFVITTLVRPIWKTGYLGLCFVLNLAVADALVGFSITGLVTEELYGPEHKTPQKYCLIRMACITCPSAASIFTVILISFDRYLAIEHPFQYLKIMCAPVVGACVGGLWLLASLIGFLPVIVRRFQQKDYQGQCTFFAVFQPTYMLTVFCVGFFPACFVFIYFHCHLLKVASLHAQQIREQGPPGSAATCLPPPISSATKAVRTVAILVGCFVISWSPFFIGSLIQIVCQDCPLHYVLERYLWVLGMCNSLVNPLVYAFWQKEVRLQIHQMCLCMKMKVFPLFCVDNHPHAPSRTVVLVHAISLAQPVE; translated from the coding sequence ATGGGAAGTATTAGTTTTGGGGTGATCCTTGCTATTCTGGCCTCAGTCATCATGGCTATCAATGCTTTTGTGATTACTACCCTGGTTCGGCCGATCTGGAAGACTGGATATTTGgggctgtgttttgttttaaatcttgccGTCGCTGATGCCTTGGTTGGCTTTAGCATAACAGGTCTTGTCACTGAAGAGCTGTATGGTCCCGAGCACAAGACCCCCCAAAAGTACTGCCTCATACGCATGGCCTGTATTACTTGCCCCTCGGCTGCCTCCATCTTCACGGTCATCCTGATCTCCTTTGACAGATACCTGGCCATTGAGCATCCTTTCCAATACCTGAAAATTATGTGCGCTCCAGTCGTTGGGGCTTGTGTTGGAGGGCTCTGGCTTTTGGCCAGCTTGATCGGCTTCCTCCCTGTGATTGTTCGCCGCTTCCAGCAGAAGGATTATCAAGGGCAGTGCACCTTCTTTGCAGTCTTCCAGCCCACGTACATGCTCACAGTCTTCTGTGTTGGATTCTTCCCAGCTTGCTTTGTGTTCATCTACTTTCACTGCCATCTGCTGAAGGTGGCCTCTCTGCACGCTCAGCAGATCAGAGAGCAAGGGCCCCCTGGGTCAGCAGCAACCTGCCTACCTCCTCCAATCTCCAGTGCCACAAAGGCTGTGCGCACCGTGGCCATTCTTGTGGGGTGTTTTGTAATATCCTGGTCTCCCTTCTTTATTGGGAGCCTCATACAGATCGTATGTCAGGACTGCCCCCTGCATTACGTTCTTGAGCGTTACCTCTGGGTGCTAGGCATGTGCAACTCTTTGGTGAATCCTTTGGTTTATGCCTTCTGGCAGAAGGAGGTGCGTCTACAGATCCATCAGATGTGCTTGTGCATGAAGATGAAAGTCTTCCCCCTGTTCTGTGTTGACAACCACCCTCATGCTCCCAGCAGAACTGTGGTCTTGGTGCATGCAATCTCACTGGCCCAACCTGTGGAGTGA